A window of Drosophila subobscura isolate 14011-0131.10 chromosome E, UCBerk_Dsub_1.0, whole genome shotgun sequence contains these coding sequences:
- the LOC117890457 gene encoding ATP-citrate synthase isoform X1 produces MSAKAITEATGKDILNRHLNAHGAGAATCRFATVNADTDWSKLSVDHPWLLTTPLVVKPDQLIKRRGKLGLIGVKKSFEQVKQWIGERINKDQKIGNAVGKLRNFIIEPFLPHTDAEEMYVCIYSHRSADTILFYHQGGVDIGDVDAKAVKLDVPVNSELSLADVKSKLLKEVKDAAQKERIAKFIGALYATFVDLYFTYLEINPLVVTADNLYILDLAAKLDSTADFICRPKWGEIDYPPPFGRDAYPEEAYIADLDAKSGASLKLTILNRNGRIWTMVAGGGASVIYSDTICDLGGASELANYGEYSGAPSEQQTYEYAKTILNLMTSSPKHPDGKVLITGGGIANFTNVAATFQGIITALREFQPKLVEHNVSIFVRRAGPNYQEGLRRMRDFGGTLGIPLHVFGPETHMTSICGMALGKRPIPKVASVEFSTANFLLPGGQQAQADLKAASDASSSDALGTALSSTAAKSIKLPPISADEADNGSSASGQHRNGSSLTRKFFSNTTKAIVWGMQQRAVQSMLDFDFICRRDEPSVVAMVYPFTGDHKQKYYWGHKEILIPVYKKMSDAIHKNKEVDVLVNFASLRSAYESTLEVLEFPQIRTVAIIAEGIPENMTRKLIFEADKKGVAIIGPATVGGVKPGCFKIGNTGGMLDNILHSKLYRPGSVAYVSRSGGMSNELNNIISKATDGVIEGIAIGGDRYPGSTFMDHILRYQADPETKLIVLLGEVGGTEEYEVCAALQDGRITKPLVAWCIGTCASMFTSEVQFGHAGSCANSDRETATAKNKALREARAYVPDSFDTLGELIHHVYSELVKTGRVVPKEEVPPPTVPMDYSWARELGLIRKPASFMTSICDERGQELIYAGMPISEVLSKEVGIGGVISLLWFQRCLPSYVCKFFEMCLMVTADHGPAVSGAHNTIVCARAGKDLVSSVVSGLLTIGDRFGGALDGSARQFSEAYDTNLHPMEFVNKMRKEGKLILGIGHRVKSINNPDVRVKIIKEFVLENFPACPLLRYALEVEKITTNKKPNLILNVDGVIATAFVDMLRNSGSFTSEEAQEYINVGAINSLFVLGRSIGFIGHYMDQKRLKQGLYRHPWDDISYVIPEQYN; encoded by the exons ATGTCGGCGAAAGCAATCACTGAAGCCACGGGCAAGGATATCCTGAACCGTCACCTTAATGCCCATGGCGCAGGCGCGGCCACTTGCCGTTTTGCCACAGTCAATGCCGACACAGACTGGTCCAAGTTGAGTGTCGATCATCCCTGGTTGCTGACCACG CCGCTTGTGGTCAAGCCCGATCAATTGATTAAGCGCCGTGGCAAGCTGGGACTGATTGGCGTGAAGAAGAGCTTTGAGCAGGTGAAACAATGGATTGGCGAGCGCATCAACAAGGATCAGAAGATTGGCAATGCTGTGGGCAAGCTGCGCAACTTCATTATCGAACCGTTTTTGCCACACACCGAT GCCGAGGAAATGTACGTTTGCATCTACTCGCATCGTTCGGCGGACACGATTCTGTTTTATCATCAGGGTGGCGTGGATATTGGCGATGTGGATGCCAAGGCCGTGAAGCTGGATGTCCCTGTGAATAGTGAACTCTCGCTGGCTGATGTCAAGAGCAAGCTGCTCAAGGAGGTCAAGGATGCGGCCCAGAAGGAGCGCATTGCCAAATTCATTGGGGCCTTGTATGCAACATTTGTGGACTTGTATTTCACATATCTGGAGATCAATCCCCTGGTGGTGACGGCCGACAATCTGTACATACTGGATCTGGCCGCCAAGCTGGACTCGACGGCCGACTTCATTTGCCGTCCCAAGTGGGGAGAGATCGATTATCCGCCACCATTTGGCCGCGATGCCTATCCCGAGGAGGCGTACATCGCCGACTTGGACGCCAAGAGCGGTGCTTCGCTCAAGCTCACGATTCTCAATCGAAATGGTCGCATCTGGACAATGGTGGCGGGCGGCGGTGCTAGCGTCATTTATTCGGACACAATCTGTGATCTGGGTGGCGCCTCAGAGCTGGCCAACTATGGAGAGTACAGCGGTGCACCCTCCGAGCAGCAGACGTACGAGTACGCCAAAACCATACTCAACCTGATGACCTCCTCGCCCAAGCATCCCGATGGCAAGGTGCTGATAACCGGCGGTGGCATTGCCAACTTCACAAACGTTGCCGCGACCTTCCAAG GCATCATCACGGCACTGCGCGAGTTCCAGCCCAAGCTGGTCGAGCACAATGTCTCGATCTTTGTGCGTCGCGCTGGACCCAACTATCAGGAGGGTCTGCGTCGCATGCGTGACTTTGGCGGCACCTTGGGCATACCGCTGCACGTGTTTGGACCCGAGACACACATGACTTCCATTTGCGGCATGGCGCTGGGCAAGCGGCCCATACCGAAGGTGGCCAGTGTGGAGTTTTCCACGGCCAACTTTTTGCTCCCCGGTGGTCAGCAGGCACAGGCCGATCTCAAGGCGGCCAgcgatgccagcagcagcgatgcctTGGGCACCG CCCTGAGCTCGACTGCAGCTAAATCGATTAAACTACCACCTATCTCAGCAGATGAGGCGGACAAtggcagcagtgccagtggccagCATCGTAATGGCTCGAGCCTGACACGCAAATTCTTCTCCAACACCACCAAGGCGATTGTGtggggcatgcagcagcgtGCCGTGCAGTCGATGCTTGACTTTGATTTTATCTGCAG GCGCGATGAACCCTCTGTGGTGGCCATGGTTTATCCATTTACTGGCGATCATAAGCAGAAGTACTACTGGGGCCACAAGGAGATTCTCATTCCTGTTTATAAGAAGATGTCCGATGCCATCCACAAGAACAAGGAGGTCGATGTCTTGGTTAACTTTGCCTCGCTGCGCAGTGCTTACGAGTCGACGCTGGAGGTGCTGGAGTTCCCACAAATACGCACCGTGGCCATCATTGCTGAGGGCATACCCGAGAACATGACACGCAAGCTGATCTTTGAGGCCGACAAGAAGGGTGTCGCCATCATTGGACCCGCCACAGTGGGCGGCGTGAAGCCGGGTTGCTTCAAGATCGGCAACACTGGCGGCATGCTGGACAACATTCTCCACTCGAAACTCTACCGTCCGGGCAGTGTGGCCTACGTCTCTCGCTCCGGCGGCATGTCCAACGAGCTGAACAACATCATATCGAAGGCCACCGATGGCGTGATCGAGGGCATTGCCATTGGCGGCGATCGGTATCCGGGATCCACGTTCATGGATCACATTCTGCGCTACCAGGCCGACCCAGAGACCAAGCTGATTGTGCTCTTGGGCGAGGTTGGTGGCACGGAGGAGTACGAAGTGTGCGCCGCTCTTCAGGATGGACGCATCACCAAGCCACTGGTGGCCTGGTGCATCGGCACCTGCGCCAGCATGTTCACCTCAGAGGTGCAGTTCGGACACGCCGGCTCCTGCGCCAATTCGGACCGTGAAACGGCCACAGCCAAGAACAAGGCGCTGCGCGAGGCGCGTGCCTATGTCCCCGACTCGTTCGACACTCTCGGCGAGCTCATCCATCACGTGTACAGTGAGCTGGTGAAGACGGGCCGTGTGGTGCCCAAGGAGGAGGTACCGCCACCGACCGTGCCCATGGACTATTCGTGGGCCCGCGAGCTGGGTCTCATCCGCAAGCCAGCCTCGTTCATGACCTCGATTTGCGATGAGCGTGGCCAGGAGCTGATCTACGCGGGCATGCCCATCTCGGAGGTGCTCAGCAAGGAGGTGGGCATCGGCGGTGTCATCTCGCTGCTCTGGTTCCAGCGCTGTCTGCCCTCGTACGTGTGCAAGTTCTTTGAGATGTGCCTGATGGTGACGGCCGATCATGGACCCGCTGTCTCTGGCGCTCACAACACCATCGTCTGTGCCCGTGCCGGCAAGGATCTGGTATCTTCCGTAGTCAGTGGCCTGCTCACAATT GGCGATCGCTTTGGTGGTGCTCTGGATGGCTCGGCCAGACAGTTCTCCGAGGCCTACGACACCAATTTGCATCCCATGGAGTTTGTGAACAAGATGCGCAAGGAGGGTAAACTGATATTGGGCATTGGACATCGAGTCAAGTCGATCAACAATCCCGATGTGCGTGTGAAAATCATCAAGGAGTTTGTACTCGAGAACTTCCCAGCGTGCCCGCTGCTCAGATACGCCCTGGAGGTGGAGAAGATCACCACCAACAAGAAGcccaatttgattttgaatgtGGATGGTGTGATAGCCACTGCTTTCGTTGATATGCTGCGCAACAGTGGATCCTTCACAAG TGAGGAGGCGCAGGAGTACATCAATGTGGGTGCCATTAACTCGCTGTTTGTGCTGGGCCGAAGCATAGGCTTTATTGGACATTATATGGATCAGAAGCGTCTCAAGCAGGGTCTCTATCGCCATCCATGGGATGACATCTCCTATGTCATTCCCGAGCAGTACAACTAA
- the LOC117890457 gene encoding ATP-citrate synthase isoform X2: protein MSAKAITEATGKDILNRHLNAHGAGAATCRFATVNADTDWSKLSVDHPWLLTTPLVVKPDQLIKRRGKLGLIGVKKSFEQVKQWIGERINKDQKIGNAVGKLRNFIIEPFLPHTDAEEMYVCIYSHRSADTILFYHQGGVDIGDVDAKAVKLDVPVNSELSLADVKSKLLKEVKDAAQKERIAKFIGALYATFVDLYFTYLEINPLVVTADNLYILDLAAKLDSTADFICRPKWGEIDYPPPFGRDAYPEEAYIADLDAKSGASLKLTILNRNGRIWTMVAGGGASVIYSDTICDLGGASELANYGEYSGAPSEQQTYEYAKTILNLMTSSPKHPDGKVLITGGGIANFTNVAATFQGIITALREFQPKLVEHNVSIFVRRAGPNYQEGLRRMRDFGGTLGIPLHVFGPETHMTSICGMALGKRPIPKVASVEFSTANFLLPGGQQAQADLKAASDASSSDALGTADEADNGSSASGQHRNGSSLTRKFFSNTTKAIVWGMQQRAVQSMLDFDFICRRDEPSVVAMVYPFTGDHKQKYYWGHKEILIPVYKKMSDAIHKNKEVDVLVNFASLRSAYESTLEVLEFPQIRTVAIIAEGIPENMTRKLIFEADKKGVAIIGPATVGGVKPGCFKIGNTGGMLDNILHSKLYRPGSVAYVSRSGGMSNELNNIISKATDGVIEGIAIGGDRYPGSTFMDHILRYQADPETKLIVLLGEVGGTEEYEVCAALQDGRITKPLVAWCIGTCASMFTSEVQFGHAGSCANSDRETATAKNKALREARAYVPDSFDTLGELIHHVYSELVKTGRVVPKEEVPPPTVPMDYSWARELGLIRKPASFMTSICDERGQELIYAGMPISEVLSKEVGIGGVISLLWFQRCLPSYVCKFFEMCLMVTADHGPAVSGAHNTIVCARAGKDLVSSVVSGLLTIGDRFGGALDGSARQFSEAYDTNLHPMEFVNKMRKEGKLILGIGHRVKSINNPDVRVKIIKEFVLENFPACPLLRYALEVEKITTNKKPNLILNVDGVIATAFVDMLRNSGSFTSEEAQEYINVGAINSLFVLGRSIGFIGHYMDQKRLKQGLYRHPWDDISYVIPEQYN from the exons ATGTCGGCGAAAGCAATCACTGAAGCCACGGGCAAGGATATCCTGAACCGTCACCTTAATGCCCATGGCGCAGGCGCGGCCACTTGCCGTTTTGCCACAGTCAATGCCGACACAGACTGGTCCAAGTTGAGTGTCGATCATCCCTGGTTGCTGACCACG CCGCTTGTGGTCAAGCCCGATCAATTGATTAAGCGCCGTGGCAAGCTGGGACTGATTGGCGTGAAGAAGAGCTTTGAGCAGGTGAAACAATGGATTGGCGAGCGCATCAACAAGGATCAGAAGATTGGCAATGCTGTGGGCAAGCTGCGCAACTTCATTATCGAACCGTTTTTGCCACACACCGAT GCCGAGGAAATGTACGTTTGCATCTACTCGCATCGTTCGGCGGACACGATTCTGTTTTATCATCAGGGTGGCGTGGATATTGGCGATGTGGATGCCAAGGCCGTGAAGCTGGATGTCCCTGTGAATAGTGAACTCTCGCTGGCTGATGTCAAGAGCAAGCTGCTCAAGGAGGTCAAGGATGCGGCCCAGAAGGAGCGCATTGCCAAATTCATTGGGGCCTTGTATGCAACATTTGTGGACTTGTATTTCACATATCTGGAGATCAATCCCCTGGTGGTGACGGCCGACAATCTGTACATACTGGATCTGGCCGCCAAGCTGGACTCGACGGCCGACTTCATTTGCCGTCCCAAGTGGGGAGAGATCGATTATCCGCCACCATTTGGCCGCGATGCCTATCCCGAGGAGGCGTACATCGCCGACTTGGACGCCAAGAGCGGTGCTTCGCTCAAGCTCACGATTCTCAATCGAAATGGTCGCATCTGGACAATGGTGGCGGGCGGCGGTGCTAGCGTCATTTATTCGGACACAATCTGTGATCTGGGTGGCGCCTCAGAGCTGGCCAACTATGGAGAGTACAGCGGTGCACCCTCCGAGCAGCAGACGTACGAGTACGCCAAAACCATACTCAACCTGATGACCTCCTCGCCCAAGCATCCCGATGGCAAGGTGCTGATAACCGGCGGTGGCATTGCCAACTTCACAAACGTTGCCGCGACCTTCCAAG GCATCATCACGGCACTGCGCGAGTTCCAGCCCAAGCTGGTCGAGCACAATGTCTCGATCTTTGTGCGTCGCGCTGGACCCAACTATCAGGAGGGTCTGCGTCGCATGCGTGACTTTGGCGGCACCTTGGGCATACCGCTGCACGTGTTTGGACCCGAGACACACATGACTTCCATTTGCGGCATGGCGCTGGGCAAGCGGCCCATACCGAAGGTGGCCAGTGTGGAGTTTTCCACGGCCAACTTTTTGCTCCCCGGTGGTCAGCAGGCACAGGCCGATCTCAAGGCGGCCAgcgatgccagcagcagcgatgcctTGGGCACCG CAGATGAGGCGGACAAtggcagcagtgccagtggccagCATCGTAATGGCTCGAGCCTGACACGCAAATTCTTCTCCAACACCACCAAGGCGATTGTGtggggcatgcagcagcgtGCCGTGCAGTCGATGCTTGACTTTGATTTTATCTGCAG GCGCGATGAACCCTCTGTGGTGGCCATGGTTTATCCATTTACTGGCGATCATAAGCAGAAGTACTACTGGGGCCACAAGGAGATTCTCATTCCTGTTTATAAGAAGATGTCCGATGCCATCCACAAGAACAAGGAGGTCGATGTCTTGGTTAACTTTGCCTCGCTGCGCAGTGCTTACGAGTCGACGCTGGAGGTGCTGGAGTTCCCACAAATACGCACCGTGGCCATCATTGCTGAGGGCATACCCGAGAACATGACACGCAAGCTGATCTTTGAGGCCGACAAGAAGGGTGTCGCCATCATTGGACCCGCCACAGTGGGCGGCGTGAAGCCGGGTTGCTTCAAGATCGGCAACACTGGCGGCATGCTGGACAACATTCTCCACTCGAAACTCTACCGTCCGGGCAGTGTGGCCTACGTCTCTCGCTCCGGCGGCATGTCCAACGAGCTGAACAACATCATATCGAAGGCCACCGATGGCGTGATCGAGGGCATTGCCATTGGCGGCGATCGGTATCCGGGATCCACGTTCATGGATCACATTCTGCGCTACCAGGCCGACCCAGAGACCAAGCTGATTGTGCTCTTGGGCGAGGTTGGTGGCACGGAGGAGTACGAAGTGTGCGCCGCTCTTCAGGATGGACGCATCACCAAGCCACTGGTGGCCTGGTGCATCGGCACCTGCGCCAGCATGTTCACCTCAGAGGTGCAGTTCGGACACGCCGGCTCCTGCGCCAATTCGGACCGTGAAACGGCCACAGCCAAGAACAAGGCGCTGCGCGAGGCGCGTGCCTATGTCCCCGACTCGTTCGACACTCTCGGCGAGCTCATCCATCACGTGTACAGTGAGCTGGTGAAGACGGGCCGTGTGGTGCCCAAGGAGGAGGTACCGCCACCGACCGTGCCCATGGACTATTCGTGGGCCCGCGAGCTGGGTCTCATCCGCAAGCCAGCCTCGTTCATGACCTCGATTTGCGATGAGCGTGGCCAGGAGCTGATCTACGCGGGCATGCCCATCTCGGAGGTGCTCAGCAAGGAGGTGGGCATCGGCGGTGTCATCTCGCTGCTCTGGTTCCAGCGCTGTCTGCCCTCGTACGTGTGCAAGTTCTTTGAGATGTGCCTGATGGTGACGGCCGATCATGGACCCGCTGTCTCTGGCGCTCACAACACCATCGTCTGTGCCCGTGCCGGCAAGGATCTGGTATCTTCCGTAGTCAGTGGCCTGCTCACAATT GGCGATCGCTTTGGTGGTGCTCTGGATGGCTCGGCCAGACAGTTCTCCGAGGCCTACGACACCAATTTGCATCCCATGGAGTTTGTGAACAAGATGCGCAAGGAGGGTAAACTGATATTGGGCATTGGACATCGAGTCAAGTCGATCAACAATCCCGATGTGCGTGTGAAAATCATCAAGGAGTTTGTACTCGAGAACTTCCCAGCGTGCCCGCTGCTCAGATACGCCCTGGAGGTGGAGAAGATCACCACCAACAAGAAGcccaatttgattttgaatgtGGATGGTGTGATAGCCACTGCTTTCGTTGATATGCTGCGCAACAGTGGATCCTTCACAAG TGAGGAGGCGCAGGAGTACATCAATGTGGGTGCCATTAACTCGCTGTTTGTGCTGGGCCGAAGCATAGGCTTTATTGGACATTATATGGATCAGAAGCGTCTCAAGCAGGGTCTCTATCGCCATCCATGGGATGACATCTCCTATGTCATTCCCGAGCAGTACAACTAA
- the LOC117890457 gene encoding ATP-citrate synthase isoform X3 translates to MSAKAITEATGKDILNRHLNAHGAGAATCRFATVNADTDWSKLSVDHPWLLTTPLVVKPDQLIKRRGKLGLIGVKKSFEQVKQWIGERINKDQKIGNAVGKLRNFIIEPFLPHTDAEEMYVCIYSHRSADTILFYHQGGVDIGDVDAKAVKLDVPVNSELSLADVKSKLLKEVKDAAQKERIAKFIGALYATFVDLYFTYLEINPLVVTADNLYILDLAAKLDSTADFICRPKWGEIDYPPPFGRDAYPEEAYIADLDAKSGASLKLTILNRNGRIWTMVAGGGASVIYSDTICDLGGASELANYGEYSGAPSEQQTYEYAKTILNLMTSSPKHPDGKVLITGGGIANFTNVAATFQGIITALREFQPKLVEHNVSIFVRRAGPNYQEGLRRMRDFGGTLGIPLHVFGPETHMTSICGMALGKRPIPKVASVEFSTANFLLPGGQQAQADLKAASDASSSDALGTDEADNGSSASGQHRNGSSLTRKFFSNTTKAIVWGMQQRAVQSMLDFDFICRRDEPSVVAMVYPFTGDHKQKYYWGHKEILIPVYKKMSDAIHKNKEVDVLVNFASLRSAYESTLEVLEFPQIRTVAIIAEGIPENMTRKLIFEADKKGVAIIGPATVGGVKPGCFKIGNTGGMLDNILHSKLYRPGSVAYVSRSGGMSNELNNIISKATDGVIEGIAIGGDRYPGSTFMDHILRYQADPETKLIVLLGEVGGTEEYEVCAALQDGRITKPLVAWCIGTCASMFTSEVQFGHAGSCANSDRETATAKNKALREARAYVPDSFDTLGELIHHVYSELVKTGRVVPKEEVPPPTVPMDYSWARELGLIRKPASFMTSICDERGQELIYAGMPISEVLSKEVGIGGVISLLWFQRCLPSYVCKFFEMCLMVTADHGPAVSGAHNTIVCARAGKDLVSSVVSGLLTIGDRFGGALDGSARQFSEAYDTNLHPMEFVNKMRKEGKLILGIGHRVKSINNPDVRVKIIKEFVLENFPACPLLRYALEVEKITTNKKPNLILNVDGVIATAFVDMLRNSGSFTSEEAQEYINVGAINSLFVLGRSIGFIGHYMDQKRLKQGLYRHPWDDISYVIPEQYN, encoded by the exons ATGTCGGCGAAAGCAATCACTGAAGCCACGGGCAAGGATATCCTGAACCGTCACCTTAATGCCCATGGCGCAGGCGCGGCCACTTGCCGTTTTGCCACAGTCAATGCCGACACAGACTGGTCCAAGTTGAGTGTCGATCATCCCTGGTTGCTGACCACG CCGCTTGTGGTCAAGCCCGATCAATTGATTAAGCGCCGTGGCAAGCTGGGACTGATTGGCGTGAAGAAGAGCTTTGAGCAGGTGAAACAATGGATTGGCGAGCGCATCAACAAGGATCAGAAGATTGGCAATGCTGTGGGCAAGCTGCGCAACTTCATTATCGAACCGTTTTTGCCACACACCGAT GCCGAGGAAATGTACGTTTGCATCTACTCGCATCGTTCGGCGGACACGATTCTGTTTTATCATCAGGGTGGCGTGGATATTGGCGATGTGGATGCCAAGGCCGTGAAGCTGGATGTCCCTGTGAATAGTGAACTCTCGCTGGCTGATGTCAAGAGCAAGCTGCTCAAGGAGGTCAAGGATGCGGCCCAGAAGGAGCGCATTGCCAAATTCATTGGGGCCTTGTATGCAACATTTGTGGACTTGTATTTCACATATCTGGAGATCAATCCCCTGGTGGTGACGGCCGACAATCTGTACATACTGGATCTGGCCGCCAAGCTGGACTCGACGGCCGACTTCATTTGCCGTCCCAAGTGGGGAGAGATCGATTATCCGCCACCATTTGGCCGCGATGCCTATCCCGAGGAGGCGTACATCGCCGACTTGGACGCCAAGAGCGGTGCTTCGCTCAAGCTCACGATTCTCAATCGAAATGGTCGCATCTGGACAATGGTGGCGGGCGGCGGTGCTAGCGTCATTTATTCGGACACAATCTGTGATCTGGGTGGCGCCTCAGAGCTGGCCAACTATGGAGAGTACAGCGGTGCACCCTCCGAGCAGCAGACGTACGAGTACGCCAAAACCATACTCAACCTGATGACCTCCTCGCCCAAGCATCCCGATGGCAAGGTGCTGATAACCGGCGGTGGCATTGCCAACTTCACAAACGTTGCCGCGACCTTCCAAG GCATCATCACGGCACTGCGCGAGTTCCAGCCCAAGCTGGTCGAGCACAATGTCTCGATCTTTGTGCGTCGCGCTGGACCCAACTATCAGGAGGGTCTGCGTCGCATGCGTGACTTTGGCGGCACCTTGGGCATACCGCTGCACGTGTTTGGACCCGAGACACACATGACTTCCATTTGCGGCATGGCGCTGGGCAAGCGGCCCATACCGAAGGTGGCCAGTGTGGAGTTTTCCACGGCCAACTTTTTGCTCCCCGGTGGTCAGCAGGCACAGGCCGATCTCAAGGCGGCCAgcgatgccagcagcagcgatgcctTGGGCACCG ATGAGGCGGACAAtggcagcagtgccagtggccagCATCGTAATGGCTCGAGCCTGACACGCAAATTCTTCTCCAACACCACCAAGGCGATTGTGtggggcatgcagcagcgtGCCGTGCAGTCGATGCTTGACTTTGATTTTATCTGCAG GCGCGATGAACCCTCTGTGGTGGCCATGGTTTATCCATTTACTGGCGATCATAAGCAGAAGTACTACTGGGGCCACAAGGAGATTCTCATTCCTGTTTATAAGAAGATGTCCGATGCCATCCACAAGAACAAGGAGGTCGATGTCTTGGTTAACTTTGCCTCGCTGCGCAGTGCTTACGAGTCGACGCTGGAGGTGCTGGAGTTCCCACAAATACGCACCGTGGCCATCATTGCTGAGGGCATACCCGAGAACATGACACGCAAGCTGATCTTTGAGGCCGACAAGAAGGGTGTCGCCATCATTGGACCCGCCACAGTGGGCGGCGTGAAGCCGGGTTGCTTCAAGATCGGCAACACTGGCGGCATGCTGGACAACATTCTCCACTCGAAACTCTACCGTCCGGGCAGTGTGGCCTACGTCTCTCGCTCCGGCGGCATGTCCAACGAGCTGAACAACATCATATCGAAGGCCACCGATGGCGTGATCGAGGGCATTGCCATTGGCGGCGATCGGTATCCGGGATCCACGTTCATGGATCACATTCTGCGCTACCAGGCCGACCCAGAGACCAAGCTGATTGTGCTCTTGGGCGAGGTTGGTGGCACGGAGGAGTACGAAGTGTGCGCCGCTCTTCAGGATGGACGCATCACCAAGCCACTGGTGGCCTGGTGCATCGGCACCTGCGCCAGCATGTTCACCTCAGAGGTGCAGTTCGGACACGCCGGCTCCTGCGCCAATTCGGACCGTGAAACGGCCACAGCCAAGAACAAGGCGCTGCGCGAGGCGCGTGCCTATGTCCCCGACTCGTTCGACACTCTCGGCGAGCTCATCCATCACGTGTACAGTGAGCTGGTGAAGACGGGCCGTGTGGTGCCCAAGGAGGAGGTACCGCCACCGACCGTGCCCATGGACTATTCGTGGGCCCGCGAGCTGGGTCTCATCCGCAAGCCAGCCTCGTTCATGACCTCGATTTGCGATGAGCGTGGCCAGGAGCTGATCTACGCGGGCATGCCCATCTCGGAGGTGCTCAGCAAGGAGGTGGGCATCGGCGGTGTCATCTCGCTGCTCTGGTTCCAGCGCTGTCTGCCCTCGTACGTGTGCAAGTTCTTTGAGATGTGCCTGATGGTGACGGCCGATCATGGACCCGCTGTCTCTGGCGCTCACAACACCATCGTCTGTGCCCGTGCCGGCAAGGATCTGGTATCTTCCGTAGTCAGTGGCCTGCTCACAATT GGCGATCGCTTTGGTGGTGCTCTGGATGGCTCGGCCAGACAGTTCTCCGAGGCCTACGACACCAATTTGCATCCCATGGAGTTTGTGAACAAGATGCGCAAGGAGGGTAAACTGATATTGGGCATTGGACATCGAGTCAAGTCGATCAACAATCCCGATGTGCGTGTGAAAATCATCAAGGAGTTTGTACTCGAGAACTTCCCAGCGTGCCCGCTGCTCAGATACGCCCTGGAGGTGGAGAAGATCACCACCAACAAGAAGcccaatttgattttgaatgtGGATGGTGTGATAGCCACTGCTTTCGTTGATATGCTGCGCAACAGTGGATCCTTCACAAG TGAGGAGGCGCAGGAGTACATCAATGTGGGTGCCATTAACTCGCTGTTTGTGCTGGGCCGAAGCATAGGCTTTATTGGACATTATATGGATCAGAAGCGTCTCAAGCAGGGTCTCTATCGCCATCCATGGGATGACATCTCCTATGTCATTCCCGAGCAGTACAACTAA
- the LOC117890468 gene encoding transmembrane protein 208 — translation MAPTQKGKQGTKGAKQIVEENKTTLAFYRNMAIGCAAPALLLSFLVFEFTKVTIFMYILSLAILGGAYQFMAFMSQAKYSDTGALVDSGNDLNMEGGIAENVKDLIILTSGTLLMALISNYFWLVLLLAPIRAGWMLWGSFIKPWLAQRNAQEEPELDEKKQKKMERKMRRMR, via the exons ATGGCT CCAACGCAGAAGGGAAAACAGGGCACGAAGGGTGCGAAGCAAATCGTCGAAGAAAACAAGACCACATTAGCATTTTATCGGAACATGGCCATTGGCTGCGCTGCACCTGCTCTCCTATTGAGCTTTCTAGTCTTCGAGTTCACCAAAGTCACAATC TTCATGTACATCCTTTCGTTGGCGATTCTTGGTGGTGCCTACCAGTTCATGGCGTTCATGTCGCAAGCAAAATACTCGGACACCGGTGCCCTAGTTGACTCGGGCAACGATCTGAACATGGAGGGCGGCATAGCGGA AAATGTCAAGGATCTGATCATCCTTACGTCGGGCACGTTACTGATGGCCCTCATCTCGAACTACTtctggctggtgctgctgctggcccccaTACGCGCCGGTTGGATGCTCTGGGGCTCGTTCATAAAGCCATGGCTTGCCCAACGCAATGCTCAAGAGGAGCCCGAGCTGGAcgagaagaagcagaagaaaatgGAGCGGAAGATGCGCCGCATGAGAtag